From Palaemon carinicauda isolate YSFRI2023 chromosome 41, ASM3689809v2, whole genome shotgun sequence:
tccctgttggagcccctgggcttattgcatcctgcttttccaactatggttgtagcatagcaagtaataataataataataataataataataataataataataataataataataatcacacttcaCCTCCATAAAGTGTAGTTGGTTCGATCAATCTTCACACTCGCCTACCTTAGCTTCCAAAGAGAATTCAATCCTATTACTAAACTTTTGCTTACATCTTGTCACCTGTCTTATTTTCTGTATTCTGTTACTCCTATTCTCTCATCTTACCTTCATCTGCTATATTTATTCAAATCAACTATTTCCATTTTCCCACCATCCATATTAACAATcattcatctaataataataataataataataataataataataataatattaatgataataataataataataataataataataatgattttactaataataataataataataataattattattattattattattattattattattattatctaagctacaacctagctggaaaagcaggatgctataagcccaagggctccaacagggaaaaatagccaattgaggaaaggaattaaggaaataaataaacgatatgagaagtagtgaacaattaaaatacaatatttaaaaaacagtaacaatagtaaaacagatatttcatgtataaagtatataaagacttacgtcagcctgttcaatataaaaacattagtagtaaatataattataatcatgacaggtatgttttataataataaatgcagGTGTATTTAAAATAAGGACAATTACTTTAGCATGTGTAATTataatacatatcatatatgtaaagagttatattaactataaaacgcCACGACATCTCATCATAGAAAAAATCACATTTGTCAGTTCTGGAAAGCAAATTCTCCTTTCCAAATAGTCACTAAGAACTAAGAGAGACAGATCTTtcaatcccacacacacacacaggggttaCCCTCAGGATATTGTCATTATGGGGTTGGAGTAGGTGTTTTTCTCGTAGTCTGCAGCGTCTTCTATTTCATATCGTAGGCATAAGGAGTAGACGTACACTCCGATGGCCAGGCCGATGAGCGAGAGGAAACCTTGAAAGAGATGGATGATGTATTAGTAAATTGGGAATTATTGTTAGTTTATTGATATGATATTTTGCGCTTAAGTCGTTGGaatgtttttatttgaaatatttttattaccattactgGAATCAATGTATTATTTTTCTCTACCAGACAGATTTTGGTACAGTTAGGCGGCATTGGGGAACAATGCCCTCAGTGCGCCTCACGCGATGCCCTTTATGCAATACTTAAGGGTTTTCTCAGTTTTCAGATGCACCCACTTCATAGCCGTCTGTTACCTCTATTCCCGCTTCCTTTTCTCCATCATGCTGTCTACCCTCTTTTAACCTTTATTTCATAGTGCGACGGCAGACACCCCTCCCCACACCTTATCTCAGAATGTACTCCCATACCCAAGCTCTGGGCCACATTACCCAAATTCAATAAAACCAAAATGAGGCAAATTCAGTTTACTTTCACTGCCAAGCCATTTTGGACGCAATACTGTTAATTCTTAACTTCTCTTTGCTTTTCACCTTTTCAATACCTTCCATTCCCAATTATCTTCCCTTTAAGCATATTAAGTTTTCATTTACCGCCTCCACTCTTGTATGTTTGAGGTTGACCTTTCTTCGGCTCTCTAGCGAAAGGTTAAAATAACTTCACTCCATTTGGTTAAGACTGCAGTCTTTTCTTAATCCGTGTATTTGCACATACGTGTCCGTACATTATACATTGTGCAGACACGAAGCTTGTGATTTCTTTTCAATAATGTTGCACGTTACAGTTTTATCCTGTATAATGTCTAATACAAGATGAATGCATTGCTCGCTCAGTTTCGGCATCACTGTGATACAGCctattatttattgtaaattaaaTCTTTCTTCTTTTCAATTGATTTTGTAGACTTATAAAGTGTTTAAAATGTGTTGTATAGACCTCCTTCTCttaacgtgcttttttcccatttttatggAGTTAGCACAGTtgtcttctttttgaaggactttggtttAGCTTGGGGGTAGACCGTagttccgatcggctgccctgcctgacattgcttagatcccggtagcatatgttcgtgtgttgtacctgtcatcagcgtccttcctcccagtttgagacgtgtgaggtgtctgttatgtttttagaagatttttgagtggctttgtttgtgtgtgtctattagTCTTTAACACTCATTTGCTTTTAAGCAAACCACTCCTTGGCGAATTGTTAGTTGGTTGTTAGATTAAACATGTTAATTAATCAGCAAGACAAGTTTCGGGTCACAGGTGTGTTAGGAGGGTTGATAACCAACAGTACTGTCCTTTTTGAGGCGTATCAAGATAAGCATGACCAAAACAGAATATCTGAGGATGAGAGGAGAAGGAAGACAAAGGTACTATGAGATCGAGTCCTTGTGAGGTCAAGAAGATTAGATccttctaatcatcatcatcatcatcagccttaactagtcTACTGCGGGACAAAGTACTCAGACATGTCCCAGTCGCGTCTGTTCATGGTTTTTCTATGGCAGTTTGTGCTCTcgatttttttagctcgtcaatccatcgtcttcttttcctctcCCTGCTTTTATTACAATCttttggacccattctgttattctcaatgtccatctattatctgtccttttcgttatatgccctgtccatatctttttcttgcatgttgttagaatttcCTCTGTTTTTGTTTGCTCTCTTAATAATCATTTTTCTGTTTGTATGTCTCTTAGTCTGTTAATACCTTGGATTAAATGTAATAGCAGGTTGAGTTAGGGACTCATCAGGAATTCTGTGCAACACGGAGGACTTATGATAATGTTAAAGGGCAGTTTTATGAAAATTTAGTTAGACCAGAAATAGTTTACGAAGCTGAGACGTGGATGATAAAGAaggaataagaaagaaaaagaaaccgaAGCGTTAGAAATTAGGATGTTGAGATGGATGCACAGAGTCGCGAGCAGAAATAGGATCAGGTAAGATTATTAGACGAACAGTCAAAGAAGTTGGTCAAAGGTTAGATGGAAAGATAACAGCAGATAATACGGTGGAGAAAGGACTGAGCAAACTATACACATGAGACAGAATAGAAGAAGGTAGAGAAGACTGATAGGAGGAAGCAGCGATTGAACACAAAGTAGTTTAAGAAGAGAGTCTTTCCTTaagaaagttcttttttcttttataagatgTTTCAAACTTCCTTTTTCCTGTGAACTTTCCAAGGGATGTTTATCAACTCTACCCACTACAGGGAAGGTTGCATAATTACCCACTTTAATCGGGTATTTTTGAGTTTAAATTTTTTCCTGGAAAGTTTCAACGCAATATATTTTCAAGGGATGTATTTAAAGCCGACACGATCTTTTTATAAAGTCTGATAGGtcacagcgaccccatatagaaatggagGGACCTGAATAGAAGATAGTTGTTTGTTCAATGAAACAACCGTTTCAACCTATCCGTTTTATTTTCTATGGATCTGAAACATTTGGGTAAGCTTTGTTTGGACTgcattttttatttgcttattgttTGTATGAGTCGCGCAGGTTTCGTACCAAAGAAAATGCTTGGATAATGTATCATAAAAAATGGGAAGACTATCTTTGTTAGGGGCACACTAGCTTAAACTATTGCAATAACTAAAAGTTGCGTTTGATTATATTTTACGTTTGCCAtgggtttttattgttttatattttgtgaatatttaatattttacttaAGTTCACACCTTGTTGATAGTTTATGTTTGGTAATTCCAGATCCTAATTGTTTAACAATAATGGCAAAGTGACGGTTATCGCAATTTAAATACATTGCTAAGTAAATTGTACTAATTATAGGTTTACAACTTATTACAGggctttatcgttgtttttatGGATTTTATTGATGCTATTGAAATAGAGTGTTTTACATAGAATGGTCTTTAGATTGTAAAGTGATGCAATAGTCGCTTTCAACTAATTATCACATCCTTATGACTTTAGAAACGTGAATAAGTTATTTCTTACTGTATAAACTAGTTCttaataaagtaatatattattgaaaaaaaaaaacaaagaaagttaTATATAAGCTATCTCATTCATGCtgttgtatgataaaaaaaaaaaacttatttcctgagtatgtatttttcctttcttcttataAGGCCTTGCTAGGGTGTAAAAGCGCTTTCAAGCACGAAGTAACTATCGTTCAGCTTAATACTTGACCGTTCTCACAACAGTTAAGGTTTCAAATGGCCGGTGTCTGATTCACAAACATCGCGTTAGTAACCTttaacttcagtttttttttttcctccgtatCCACATTATGTTCGTTAATTCTGATCTGTCATTCAACTTATCACAAATTATTCACTTTCATGTTCATTTGTCCTCTACACTATAACCATTAAGCAGGATTGCTTTGATGTCTTCATCTTAAATTGTTCCTTATCAACAGATTATTGGATACTTTTGAATCAGCAGTGTTGTTACCAACAATAACGTATTTTTATCTTCAATCTCTATCAGGAGAGACAAGTTACTTtagatatataattacacacacatatgtatatatatatatatatatatatatatatatatatatatatatatatatatatatatattcagccgtaactagttcactacagggcaaaggcctcagacatgacttttcactcgcgtctgtttatctCCTTTCTATAACAGTCTATCCCCGCATATCTTCTTaactcgccaatccatcgtcttcccttccatTCCCTGCTTGTTTTACAAATCTCTATGCACCAATTCTGttgttgttaatgtccatctattatctatcattctcattatttgtctttcccaagtccatttcttatgctataaggctttagtaaggctccaattatCTTgagcataagttaataccggtaggctcatctgattaaatacttttctttttagagaaagtgtcattttagctttcataatctcattttgtttaccaaaagttttcgatcccatgcttatccttcttttaatatctgtctcatgtactggggaaacactttctctctgtcctaagtacttataatAATTAGCAATCTGTAGAGGTTtatccataactattatttgttgtctgtattttcattgaacattatcgtagttttaaatcatattcattttcaggcctacatttctcctttctctattaaaatctataatattttgcaatttcttctatgattcactgaatagaactatgtcatctgcaaatctttgaagttgttaagatattcccagtCAATGTTAATATCTACAAGTTCccaatataatttcttaaaaacttctcctaggcatgctgtgaataattcaagagagatggggtctccctgtgtaactccgtTCTCATTTGGAATATTctatcttttatatagttttagatTTGCTGTACTtcatatatagatatcttcaagtgttctaacaaaagactcatctattccatgtcttttaagtgctttcattactgctgaggttttgacagaatcaaaagctttatcatagtctataaatatcatacatagtggtttttcatattcTATCATATTCctgtactcactgtggtgcccatcaacaacaattctttgtgatctattacttaaaaaaatcaataatgattctaagaatagacccacccactcctaactgtttgaggtTGAAGCAAGGTCCTCGTGATTTACATGGTCAAAGgaagtactaaaatcaaggccagtcatacgaacttcctgaccacaatcaagtatAGATTTCTGTACTGCAAtagaaattgtaagaagagcattcttgcagacattttgtgtaaagttaagctagttttactactttgaaatctcctccatctattattaaatcaatagttAGGTCATCTTTTCCTACTTTACCTCATTTCATGCCATTTAAGGCTgtttttacttctcttactgttacttttAGTACTGGCTCTGGTGTTTAATCATTTCTACtgacaaaattatttcttatataactattgtatagaattgtataaaaatcctctgcattttttataaatatatctctttcgttgatatttccattttcattctttaaagaaaACATCTTTTGACgccctgtttcaagtcttcctttcaccaatttgatgcttcatttcattagtgtttcctcaatttcagtctgattgtatttacgaatgtcatggctttttagttttttatcaattttgagagttctactaattctatttaatcatcatttccaatattttctttattaggtttttgttttttttccatggttttccttgatcttgtttagtaaattttccatctatctcttgtgctgattccaatataaattttgttaaattgctgttcatttcttcttcacttgcttctatttcatcatgtagcggGGAGTACCTATTTTatgttgctaaactaaactcatcagaattttctcttattacaggggtgtttgttttctttcttaaaataagtttttctttttttccttagatCCACCAATTTTACCTCATACCATTATatactgaatattatatatatatatatatatatatatatatatatatatatatatatatatatatatatatatatatatatatatatatatatatatatatatatatatatattattattacttgctgagttacaaccatagttggaaaagcaggatgctataagcccaagggttccaacagggaatgtggcccagtgaggaaaggaaataaactacaatagacgtttaagaataacaacattaaaataagtcttttatatataaactataaagcaagagaactctaccaaaagacagtggaagaccatgatacagaggctatggcactatccaagactagaacaatggtttgattttggagtgtccttctccaggaagagctgctcaccatggctaaagtgtctcttctacccttaccaagaggaaagtagccactgaacaattacagtgcagtatttaaccctttgagagagaatgttatacatacatacatatatatatatatatatatatatatatatatatatatatatatatatatatatatatatatatatatattatacatatatatatatatacacacacacacacacacacacacacacacacacacacatatatatatatatatatatatatatatatatatatatatatatatatatatatttatatatatatatattgaacatgatAACTACTTAATAATGTAACTGCAATACACACTTTAAGTCAAGCCCAACACTCAGACTTATTCATTACATGAAAAATGAATATGTGCAgctatctaaaagaaaaaaaatgcaagaaatcATCTATAAATAAGGTTCCTACCTCCCAAAACAGTCATGACCACACAGACTGTCATGGTTCGATGGTCGTCCGGGTAGGCTGACACCCAAGTGATGAGGAAGGTGGTGATGACACTGACCCCGACGTAGAAGAAGACCAGGCAAGTAATGACTGACGCCTTCAGGAGCGGATAGCCGTCGATCGGGGCATCCGGATCCGGAAGATACACTGTTGCTGTCTTTCCTGGTTACGATTATATTTTGTATGTTATTTAGAAGCTTGATGTTTTTGTTTATCTGACGGTACATGtatgtttatttaatatttattttaatttagtcTATATTTCTTCCATTTATTCTTTACTGGGCTATTGGGGTCCTTATGATTGTAGCTTCCTGGTTttattacaagggttgtagcttggctattgataTTAACAGTGATAATAGTGATAGTAAAATTAATTTGTAGAATTAAAGTaccatttatttctctattttgttatatttttttttttatagaaaacgcTTTCTACTGAAAGCTTCGAGTTATCAGAGAGAAGGAATAGTAAATTCTCCTTCCTTTCAGTTGTTCTAACCAGCGTAATTATAAAATATTTGAGGTGAATTTCTTCAGTCATTATTTAAGGAATTTCGAGAAATTGAGAGATTGAAATATTTTTAGTCTTTGGATTACGGAAAATTAGTAAAATGGGAATTATATTAAGTTAGAATTTGTCATATTAGTAACTAGCAGACCTTTCGTTCAAAATTCACTGTTAATTTTTTAGAATTTCGTCTAGAAAATGTATTACATTTATTCAATGCTATTTAATCGAATATCCATTGTAGCAttataaatgatatgaaaatatatatatttttcttattagagaAATATGAAATTGATTAAAATCTTAAATGAACCTCATGATTACGTTGGTGAATATCTCTGAAATATATTTGAAGGATTATGTAACCTCGGCAGATTGTACTCGGATGAACTTAacaaaatatttacttgaatgAAGTAAACTTGATATTATCTAATGTACGTTAGACATAACAGAGCATACTTATAATACATTTTATGCAAGAGATATCTTTTACGAAAATATATTGGTAATTATTTAGGGAAAAGGAATGGCTGGGAATTTTGGAACCATGCTCAGGAGGTTAATTCCCTGCCAGCATTTGTGTATTAGAAATTTATGTtgttgaaaattttgtttttaaatcgtTGCATATATTTCTTACCAGATGttctatgttcttttttattatatatactttaaatcTTCAACTAAATTACTCACCATCTCTTCCCACGCATCCATACTTAAGCGTCATACCCCTGGTATATTGCAGCACAGCTGGGCTTTGGCGACTGAGTCCTGCTCTCAGTCTGGCTCTCTCAATGACATCCAGAGGTGCCATGACCTCCATGGGCTGCTCCAGGTGGCTCAGTGCCACAAGAGCTCGACCGCCGCCTTCTCCCATAGCTAGTTTCCTGGCGTAATGAGAGACCGCGAGCTCCTGACATCGGCAGTAGCCGATGATTCTCGTGTACAAAATGGCTGAAATCGCCGACAGGGCCACTGAAATTTACGTAAGGGTATGGTAATGAAGAAAGCATAGCCGAAGTACTTGCCTTATTTTATTATACAGGAGAGTCCCTGTTATTGAAGGAAGTATATTAGCGCATGTAAACATATCGCATATAAACAACAATAAGGATGATATTGATCCTAATAGGTTACGAGGTACAAAAGAAGAGCAGTTCTAAATGAGTGAAATGTCTGTGACTTACTTATAAAGAaatgttttttcttattctatagTTGCGTCGCCGATATGTTCATGGACATTTctcataattttaatataaatttatcaaaatattgtagcgaaagatatattttttttctttagggcCGTTTAGACTTCTTGGTGACAATTAGAATATATTGTTCAGTTATGGTCAGGTAAACATACAAAGTAGTGACCTCTGAGGAATAATGTACGTATCCTCAGTCTAACGCACTTTCTCTTTTCTTGATAATGTGAATAAGCGTCGtattaattaatcatttaaacgTTTGTTTTATTGAATAAACTATGTTTAGAACAAGGTTCTTACTAAATCGagttaaaattatatcaaataaaacattaaCGAGAAACGAAAGATTTTTGTTACcttgaatgaaatagaaaatatttacattactgTATGTGAATATAATAATCAGCTGATAACAAGGATATGGCCAAGTCATAGGGTCTGTACCTATGATATTTCTTATTCCATATTGTAGGTATTGCTAAACTAATCATAGGACTTCACGCAGCATACTATAACCCTTACTAGAGGGTCTTTTCATTGTCATTTCGGCTCCTGACTGTACCCAGTGGTAATATAATCAGTCTTGCAAAATTATTATACAAAACCTTAAATGACCTTACCGCCAACTGTGATCATCGCAGCTGCTGTATTGACACAGGCATCGTATCCTGGGTTGACCAAAAGGGACACGATACCCCCGAATGCTACCACACTCCAGGCTGCTATGCCCAGGCCTGTCGCTGACTGCAATAATGGGACTGGTTCAGTAcaaggagagattattattattattattattattattattattattattattattgttgttgttgttgttgttgttgttataatataaAGGCTGAAGttaaattttatatcaattattgtcATTGTTGGTGCTTGTTATTTTTATAGGTTTTGATAGTGTTACTGTATTGCAAATCAATGGCTGAAAATACAATTgtcaattatcattattttgttaatcagtctacagagactggtggttcatagtgtggggttccgggttacACCCAGCTTCCTTGGAAATCCATCACTTTAGTGTCTATATGTGTTGTTTCAACTAGCACGCACTTTTGCACAAGTCTTGGGGCTaaatcggctcctaccttctcaagagtCCTTTTCAATGACGTAGGAATGGTCCCTAGTGCTCTTATGACTATTGACACCACCTCTACCTGCATATCCAATAGCCTTCTCAATTCAGTTCGTTGatcttggtacttttctattttctctctccctATCCTTCACGTTTGAGTCCCACTGTACTGCCACATTTATGAGTGATACTATTCTCGTTGTTTCGTCGACCAGGATTACGCTTGGTTGATGTGCTTGTAGCATCTGGTACGCTCGTTTAATGTAGAACCAGAGAAGATTTGTCTGATCCCTTTCTACCACAGCTTGATGATGATATTCATACCAtttgttgctgcattgtatttGGTATGTTCTCcagagactccaatggagagctttagccactgtatcatgtcgtttcttatattgattatGAGCAAGTGCTGAACAGTCACTGGCGATGTGagtatttatttcttcttttgccatacatCTTGCATTTTGACGAGGCATTTGTTCTGTCTATTTCTCGTTGAATATATCTTGTGCTGCCCTTATTGTCCCTGCAGTTTCTTTCGGAAGTTCTCCTCTCTGTATATAGCCCATGCCATGTTTATTACTGTTTCTTCATTTTGTCTCAGGAATTGTCCATTTattggttttcttttccattcttccagccttttttttctgttctctccttatacatttctgtgtcttcaccctcctttatcaagttttctcacCCTGCACTCCTTagccattcatcttcactggtctCATGGTGCTGTCCCAGAGCTCTACTTTTGATGTTGACACAATCTTTTATAC
This genomic window contains:
- the LOC137632645 gene encoding uncharacterized protein, which translates into the protein MRVEISRGRVHPTADDVEPLQLRGPEDARSLNIASEIRPNTEYINLDSEVKNICVAKYWVIKRGLTSATGLGIAAWSVVAFGGIVSLLVNPGYDACVNTAAAMITVGVALSAISAILYTRIIGYCRCQELAVSHYARKLAMGEGGGRALVALSHLEQPMEVMAPLDVIERARLRAGLSRQSPAVLQYTRGMTLKYGCVGRDGKTATVYLPDPDAPIDGYPLLKASVITCLVFFYVGVSVITTFLITWVSAYPDDHRTMTVCVVMTVLGGFLSLIGLAIGVYVYSLCLRYEIEDAADYEKNTYSNPIMTIS